CAAGGCGAGGAGGGCTTTGTGGTATGTTGAGCGTTTTCTGACCGCCACGGGGCGTCTCCCGGACATCACGCTGTTGCCGACAAATGACTCCGAGATGGGGGATTGACAAGTCATGAGAACTGTGTTCATAATTGCACTTGTTGATTAAATCTTGTCCGTCCTCCGATGCCGCAGCCGCCCGAACATGAGAGCCCGACCACGCTCGAAAGCCGACAGTCGAAGATCGACTTCGCAGCCGTAGAGTTCCCGAGCGATGTCCTTTCCGTCAAACGACTCAGGACCATCTTTCCGGAGTTGTTCGAGCAGGGAAGACTCAAAGACGGGTTTGGTCACTTCTTCTACCCGATAGGCGGCGAGAACCCCGGCCATCTTGTGCGGTTAAACGATCTGCTGTCCGCCGAGCGGATGGTCGCCGAGTACACCTTCGTCCGGGCGCTCGAAACCAATCCGAACGAAATTCTGGACGCCGAATGTCACGAATGCGCCGACCTCGCGCGGAAGGAGTTGGAACCGCTGTACCAAGAGTTCAAGCTGGCCGACAGCCCCGAGACAGCCCGGTTGCTGATACGACACGTCGCGGAACAAGGCGAACAGCAAGGGGTCCGAGCCAAGTGTTGTATCAGGTAGAGCCCAGGACCGTGCGCGAGGCGCACAATCAACATTCCATCGCAAGTCAGATGGTGCGCTCGCGCACATTTTACATTCCCTCGTACTGAGTAATAATCACCTCAGAACAAGTCGAGAGCACACCGACGCCCACCACGCGGTGTGGATTTGTTCTCCCAGTCGCTCGAACACCATGAACAGGATGACCACGGTCCCCGCCGCCGGTCCGCGCCCCCGCACACACTTTGGAGGTGTCCCGTGACCATTACGCCCTGCCGTTGCTCGAACCCGCAGCGCCCGCCTCTGTGCGGCCCGTGCCGCGCGCTCGAACAACTCGTTCCGCTGATTCGACGTCAGTTGAAGAAATTCGCCCGGTGCTTCGGGTGGGCACTGACCCGTGAAGATCTTGCGGACCTCACCCAGCGGGTGCTGTCCGAACTCGCCCGTTCGGGTCAACCTCCCGAACAGCTGGGTGGTCTCGCCGTGTGCATCACCCGCCGCTGCCTGGTCGACGGGATCCGGCGCGCGGCCGCGCAGTGCCGCGAACCGCGGGGGGATCGAATCGACGTGAGAGCCGCCCGCCCCGAGGTGAGCGACCTCGCGCTCGACGTGATGGCGGCGATGGAACGCATGCCTCCTGACATGCGGCGCGTGTTCTTCGCCTGCGGCATCGAACAGTGGACCCGCGAAGAAGCGGTGAGTCGCCTCGGGCTGAGCCTCGCTACCGTTCGGAAACTCTACG
This region of Gemmata massiliana genomic DNA includes:
- a CDS encoding sigma-70 family RNA polymerase sigma factor — encoded protein: MTITPCRCSNPQRPPLCGPCRALEQLVPLIRRQLKKFARCFGWALTREDLADLTQRVLSELARSGQPPEQLGGLAVCITRRCLVDGIRRAAAQCREPRGDRIDVRAARPEVSDLALDVMAAMERMPPDMRRVFFACGIEQWTREEAVSRLGLSLATVRKLYAGAIRITAEVLGIDATEGNRSPRAGKSAASDIPS